One Pyxicephalus adspersus chromosome 3, UCB_Pads_2.0, whole genome shotgun sequence genomic window carries:
- the KLHL26 gene encoding kelch-like protein 26 isoform X2 → MAESGGGEFSCLGHSRAMFTGGMREASQDVIELKGLSSRGLRHIIDFAYTSEVTLDLDCIHDVLGAAVFLQMVPVVELCEEFLKSEMSVETCLNIGQMATTFSLASLKESVDSFTFTHFLKISEEEEFLHLPLERLVFFLQSNKLKNCKEIDLFRAAIRWLQFDYSRRALASQVLCHIRFPLMQSSELVDSVQVVDIMVEDVLCRQYLLEAFNYQILPFRQHEMQSCRTVIRSDVVSLITFGGTPYTDNDRTVSSKVYYLPDVNARQFKELNEMDIGCSHACVAILDNFVYVVGGQHLQYRSGEGAVDVCSRYDPHLNQWLRIQPMQESRIQFQLNVLYGMLYAVGGRNRSGSLSSVERYCPKKNEWTYVCSLKRRAWGHAGATLGGRLYISGGYGVSVEDKKALHCYDPSLDQWEFKTPMNEPRVLHAMVGTNQRIYVFGGRLDHVDRCFDILGVEYYVPENDTWTTVTPMRTGQSEAGCCLLDKKIYIVGGYNWHLNNVTSIVQVYNTETDKWERDLHFPESFAGIACASVILPQAWTKPPKT, encoded by the exons ATGGCGGAGTCCGGTGGAGGAGAGTTTAGCTGTCTCGGGCACAGCAG gGCAATGTTTACAGGAGGAATGAGGGAAGCCAGCCAAGATGTCATTGAATTAAAGGGTTTATCTTCTAGAGGTTTACGACATATCATTGACTTTGCCTATACTTCAGAGGTTACACTCGACCTTGACTGTATTCATGATGTCTTGGGAGCTGCAGTGTTTCTTCAAATGGTACCTGTTGTAGAACTTTGTGAAGAGTTCCTGAAGTCTGAAATGAGTGTGGAGACCTGCCTAAATATTGGACAGATGGCTACAACTTTCAGTTTGGCGTCTCTTAAAGAGTCAGTGGATTCTTTCACATTTACGCATTTCCTTAAAATTTCTGAGGAAGAAGAATTTCTCCATTTGCCTTTAGAAAGACTTGTTTTCTTCCTTCAAAGTAATAAACTGAAAAACTGCAAGGAAATAGATTTATTTCGTGCTGCTATCCGTTGGCTGCAGTTTGATTATTCTCGTCGAGCACTGGCTAGCCAAGTTCTTTGTCACATCCGATTTCCACTTATGCAGTCTTCTGAGTTGGTGGATAGTGTGCAGGTTGTGGATATTATGGTGGAGGATGTCCTGTGCCGCCAGTATCTTCTTGAGGCTTTCAACTACCAAATCCTCCCATTCCGACAGCATGAGATGCAGTCTTGTAGGACAGTCATCAGATCAGATGTAGTATCACTTATAACATTTGGTGGAACTCCTTACACCGATAATGACCGAACAGTGAGCAGCAAAGTGTATTACCTGCCTGATGTAAATGCCCGCCAGTTCAAGGAACTTAATGAAATGGACATTGGTTGCAGTCATGCTTGTGTTGCAATCCTGgataattttgtatatgtagtagGTGGCCAGCATTTGCAATACCGCAGTGGTGAAGGAGCTGTAGATGTTTGCTCCCGCTATGATCCTCATTTGAATCAATGGCTACGAATACAACCCATGCAGGAGAGCAGAATTCAGTTTCAATTAAATGTCTTATATGGCATGTTGTATGCAGTTGGGGGAAGAAATAGATCAGGCAGTTTGTCCTCTGTGGAAAGATATTGTCCAAAGAAGAACGAATGGACCTACGTTTGTTCACTGAAACGAAGAGCATGGGGTCATGCTGGTGCTACACTTGGGGGTAGGCTGTATATTTCAGGGGGCTATGGAGTGTCTGTTGAGGACAAAAAAGCCTTACATTGCTATGATCCTTCTTTAGACCAATGGGAATTTAAAACTCCAATGAATGAACCAAGAGTTCTTCATGCAATGGTTGGGACAAATCAAAGAATATATGTATTTGGAGGAAGATTGGACCATGTTGACCGATGTTTTGATATTTTAGGTGTGGAGTATTATGTTCCAGAAAATGACACATGGACAACTGTGACGCCAATGAGAACAGGACAGTCTGAAGCTGGCTGCTGCTTGTTGGATAAGAAAATTTATATTGTAGGTGGCTACAACTGGCATTTGAACAATGTAACTAGTATTGTACAGGTGTATAatacagaaactgataaatggGAAAGGGACTTGCACTTCCCGGAATCTTTTGCTGGTATAGCATGTGCATCTGTTATATTACCACAAGCCTGGACAAAACCTCCAAAAacgtaa
- the KLHL26 gene encoding kelch-like protein 26 isoform X1 translates to MAESGGGEFSCLGHSRMVDSGMKCTFSASGHSTALLQGLSALRDQGHLLDVILTLNNDVFHVHKVVLAACSDYFRAMFTGGMREASQDVIELKGLSSRGLRHIIDFAYTSEVTLDLDCIHDVLGAAVFLQMVPVVELCEEFLKSEMSVETCLNIGQMATTFSLASLKESVDSFTFTHFLKISEEEEFLHLPLERLVFFLQSNKLKNCKEIDLFRAAIRWLQFDYSRRALASQVLCHIRFPLMQSSELVDSVQVVDIMVEDVLCRQYLLEAFNYQILPFRQHEMQSCRTVIRSDVVSLITFGGTPYTDNDRTVSSKVYYLPDVNARQFKELNEMDIGCSHACVAILDNFVYVVGGQHLQYRSGEGAVDVCSRYDPHLNQWLRIQPMQESRIQFQLNVLYGMLYAVGGRNRSGSLSSVERYCPKKNEWTYVCSLKRRAWGHAGATLGGRLYISGGYGVSVEDKKALHCYDPSLDQWEFKTPMNEPRVLHAMVGTNQRIYVFGGRLDHVDRCFDILGVEYYVPENDTWTTVTPMRTGQSEAGCCLLDKKIYIVGGYNWHLNNVTSIVQVYNTETDKWERDLHFPESFAGIACASVILPQAWTKPPKT, encoded by the exons ATGGCGGAGTCCGGTGGAGGAGAGTTTAGCTGTCTCGGGCACAGCAG GATGGTTGACAGTGGCATGAAATGCACTTTTTCTGCTTCTGGTCACAGCACAGCTCTCCTTCAGGGACTAAGTGCTCTGCGTGATCAAGGTCACCTACTTGATGTCATTCTTACACTAAACAATGATGTTTTCCATGTCCACAAAGTAGTCTTAGCTGCTTGCAGCGACTATTTTCG gGCAATGTTTACAGGAGGAATGAGGGAAGCCAGCCAAGATGTCATTGAATTAAAGGGTTTATCTTCTAGAGGTTTACGACATATCATTGACTTTGCCTATACTTCAGAGGTTACACTCGACCTTGACTGTATTCATGATGTCTTGGGAGCTGCAGTGTTTCTTCAAATGGTACCTGTTGTAGAACTTTGTGAAGAGTTCCTGAAGTCTGAAATGAGTGTGGAGACCTGCCTAAATATTGGACAGATGGCTACAACTTTCAGTTTGGCGTCTCTTAAAGAGTCAGTGGATTCTTTCACATTTACGCATTTCCTTAAAATTTCTGAGGAAGAAGAATTTCTCCATTTGCCTTTAGAAAGACTTGTTTTCTTCCTTCAAAGTAATAAACTGAAAAACTGCAAGGAAATAGATTTATTTCGTGCTGCTATCCGTTGGCTGCAGTTTGATTATTCTCGTCGAGCACTGGCTAGCCAAGTTCTTTGTCACATCCGATTTCCACTTATGCAGTCTTCTGAGTTGGTGGATAGTGTGCAGGTTGTGGATATTATGGTGGAGGATGTCCTGTGCCGCCAGTATCTTCTTGAGGCTTTCAACTACCAAATCCTCCCATTCCGACAGCATGAGATGCAGTCTTGTAGGACAGTCATCAGATCAGATGTAGTATCACTTATAACATTTGGTGGAACTCCTTACACCGATAATGACCGAACAGTGAGCAGCAAAGTGTATTACCTGCCTGATGTAAATGCCCGCCAGTTCAAGGAACTTAATGAAATGGACATTGGTTGCAGTCATGCTTGTGTTGCAATCCTGgataattttgtatatgtagtagGTGGCCAGCATTTGCAATACCGCAGTGGTGAAGGAGCTGTAGATGTTTGCTCCCGCTATGATCCTCATTTGAATCAATGGCTACGAATACAACCCATGCAGGAGAGCAGAATTCAGTTTCAATTAAATGTCTTATATGGCATGTTGTATGCAGTTGGGGGAAGAAATAGATCAGGCAGTTTGTCCTCTGTGGAAAGATATTGTCCAAAGAAGAACGAATGGACCTACGTTTGTTCACTGAAACGAAGAGCATGGGGTCATGCTGGTGCTACACTTGGGGGTAGGCTGTATATTTCAGGGGGCTATGGAGTGTCTGTTGAGGACAAAAAAGCCTTACATTGCTATGATCCTTCTTTAGACCAATGGGAATTTAAAACTCCAATGAATGAACCAAGAGTTCTTCATGCAATGGTTGGGACAAATCAAAGAATATATGTATTTGGAGGAAGATTGGACCATGTTGACCGATGTTTTGATATTTTAGGTGTGGAGTATTATGTTCCAGAAAATGACACATGGACAACTGTGACGCCAATGAGAACAGGACAGTCTGAAGCTGGCTGCTGCTTGTTGGATAAGAAAATTTATATTGTAGGTGGCTACAACTGGCATTTGAACAATGTAACTAGTATTGTACAGGTGTATAatacagaaactgataaatggGAAAGGGACTTGCACTTCCCGGAATCTTTTGCTGGTATAGCATGTGCATCTGTTATATTACCACAAGCCTGGACAAAACCTCCAAAAacgtaa
- the KLHL26 gene encoding kelch-like protein 26 isoform X3: protein MFTGGMREASQDVIELKGLSSRGLRHIIDFAYTSEVTLDLDCIHDVLGAAVFLQMVPVVELCEEFLKSEMSVETCLNIGQMATTFSLASLKESVDSFTFTHFLKISEEEEFLHLPLERLVFFLQSNKLKNCKEIDLFRAAIRWLQFDYSRRALASQVLCHIRFPLMQSSELVDSVQVVDIMVEDVLCRQYLLEAFNYQILPFRQHEMQSCRTVIRSDVVSLITFGGTPYTDNDRTVSSKVYYLPDVNARQFKELNEMDIGCSHACVAILDNFVYVVGGQHLQYRSGEGAVDVCSRYDPHLNQWLRIQPMQESRIQFQLNVLYGMLYAVGGRNRSGSLSSVERYCPKKNEWTYVCSLKRRAWGHAGATLGGRLYISGGYGVSVEDKKALHCYDPSLDQWEFKTPMNEPRVLHAMVGTNQRIYVFGGRLDHVDRCFDILGVEYYVPENDTWTTVTPMRTGQSEAGCCLLDKKIYIVGGYNWHLNNVTSIVQVYNTETDKWERDLHFPESFAGIACASVILPQAWTKPPKT from the coding sequence ATGTTTACAGGAGGAATGAGGGAAGCCAGCCAAGATGTCATTGAATTAAAGGGTTTATCTTCTAGAGGTTTACGACATATCATTGACTTTGCCTATACTTCAGAGGTTACACTCGACCTTGACTGTATTCATGATGTCTTGGGAGCTGCAGTGTTTCTTCAAATGGTACCTGTTGTAGAACTTTGTGAAGAGTTCCTGAAGTCTGAAATGAGTGTGGAGACCTGCCTAAATATTGGACAGATGGCTACAACTTTCAGTTTGGCGTCTCTTAAAGAGTCAGTGGATTCTTTCACATTTACGCATTTCCTTAAAATTTCTGAGGAAGAAGAATTTCTCCATTTGCCTTTAGAAAGACTTGTTTTCTTCCTTCAAAGTAATAAACTGAAAAACTGCAAGGAAATAGATTTATTTCGTGCTGCTATCCGTTGGCTGCAGTTTGATTATTCTCGTCGAGCACTGGCTAGCCAAGTTCTTTGTCACATCCGATTTCCACTTATGCAGTCTTCTGAGTTGGTGGATAGTGTGCAGGTTGTGGATATTATGGTGGAGGATGTCCTGTGCCGCCAGTATCTTCTTGAGGCTTTCAACTACCAAATCCTCCCATTCCGACAGCATGAGATGCAGTCTTGTAGGACAGTCATCAGATCAGATGTAGTATCACTTATAACATTTGGTGGAACTCCTTACACCGATAATGACCGAACAGTGAGCAGCAAAGTGTATTACCTGCCTGATGTAAATGCCCGCCAGTTCAAGGAACTTAATGAAATGGACATTGGTTGCAGTCATGCTTGTGTTGCAATCCTGgataattttgtatatgtagtagGTGGCCAGCATTTGCAATACCGCAGTGGTGAAGGAGCTGTAGATGTTTGCTCCCGCTATGATCCTCATTTGAATCAATGGCTACGAATACAACCCATGCAGGAGAGCAGAATTCAGTTTCAATTAAATGTCTTATATGGCATGTTGTATGCAGTTGGGGGAAGAAATAGATCAGGCAGTTTGTCCTCTGTGGAAAGATATTGTCCAAAGAAGAACGAATGGACCTACGTTTGTTCACTGAAACGAAGAGCATGGGGTCATGCTGGTGCTACACTTGGGGGTAGGCTGTATATTTCAGGGGGCTATGGAGTGTCTGTTGAGGACAAAAAAGCCTTACATTGCTATGATCCTTCTTTAGACCAATGGGAATTTAAAACTCCAATGAATGAACCAAGAGTTCTTCATGCAATGGTTGGGACAAATCAAAGAATATATGTATTTGGAGGAAGATTGGACCATGTTGACCGATGTTTTGATATTTTAGGTGTGGAGTATTATGTTCCAGAAAATGACACATGGACAACTGTGACGCCAATGAGAACAGGACAGTCTGAAGCTGGCTGCTGCTTGTTGGATAAGAAAATTTATATTGTAGGTGGCTACAACTGGCATTTGAACAATGTAACTAGTATTGTACAGGTGTATAatacagaaactgataaatggGAAAGGGACTTGCACTTCCCGGAATCTTTTGCTGGTATAGCATGTGCATCTGTTATATTACCACAAGCCTGGACAAAACCTCCAAAAacgtaa